One Oncorhynchus masou masou isolate Uvic2021 chromosome 18, UVic_Omas_1.1, whole genome shotgun sequence DNA window includes the following coding sequences:
- the LOC135503959 gene encoding SRSF protein kinase 2-like: MEQEESLDREDPREYCHGGYHPVHIGDTFNRRYQVVSKLGWGYFATVWLCLDLRLGRRVAVKVLKSGEGFTQAGQDELTLLRCASGPTARHPHSRRIVQLLDEFKIAGVNGVHVCLVLELLGPDLCCWQVCFGNPGLSLSWVKQVIAQVLQALDYLHTQCKIIHTDIKPENILLCLEEQNPKQTAGGSACPLFPGKSMSRAGKKDLVTPISLEEVTVKISDLGSSCWVYKHFCEEIQTCQYRSLEVLLGSDYGPPADIWSVACLAFELVTGDSLFEPKAGKTFSLEEDHIAHIIELLGKIPAAVALSGKYSVEYFNRRGEMNRIGVLRSWGLYEVLVEKYNFLLKEASLFSDFLLCMLDFQPKRRANAAQCLLHPWLSS, from the exons ATGGAGCAAGAGGAGTCACTGGACAGAGAGGACCCCAGAGAATACTGCCATG GGGGGTACCATCCTGTTCACATTGGAGACACCTTCAACAGGAGATACCAGGTTGTGTCTAAGTTGGGCTGGGGATACTTCGCCACTGTTTGGCTCTGCTTGGACCTCAG GTTGGGCAGGCGAGTGGCCGTGAAGGTTTTGAAGAGTGGAGAAGGATTCACACAGGCTGGGCAAGATGAACTGACTCTGCTACGTTGT GCCAGTGGTCCCACGGCTCGTCACCCACACAGCCGGAGAATAGTCCAACTGCTGGATGAGTTTAAGATAGCTGGGGTCAACGGAGTCC ATGTATGCTTAGTGCTTGAGCTGTTAGGACCAGACCTCTGCTGTTGGCAGGTCTGTTTTGGTAACCCAGGATTATCACTTTCTTGGGTCAAACAGGTCATTGCTCAG GTTCTTCAGGCGTTGGACTACCTGCACACTCAATGTAAAATCATCCACACAGACATCAAGCCTGAAAATATACTGCTTTGTTTGGAAGAGCAGAACCCAAAAcagacagcagggggcagtgcATGTCCTCTATTCCCTGGGAAGTCGATGAGTAGAGCAGGTA AGAAGGACCTGGTGACTCCCATCAGTCTGGAGGAGGTCACAGTAAAGATTTCTGACCTGGGAAGCTCCTGTTGGGTG TACAAACATTTCTGTGAGGAGATCCAGACCTGTCAGTACCGCTCACTAGAGGTTCTACTGGGCTCTGACTACGGCCCACCAGCAGACATCTGGAGTGTAGCCTGCTTG GCGTTTGAGTTGGTCACTGGAGATTCATTGTTTGAGCCCAAAGCTGGGAAGACCTTTTCCTTAGAGGAAG ACCACATCGCTCATATAATTGAACTCCTTGGCAAAATCCCAGCAGCAGTAGCCTTGTCTGGGAAATATTCAGTGGAGTACTTCAATCGCAGAG GTGAAATGAATCGTATCGGGGTGCTGCGGTCCTGGGGTTTGTATGAGGTGCTAGTGGAGAAATACAACTTCTTGCTGAAGGAGGCCTCTCTGTTCTCTGACTTCCTGTTGTGCATGTTGGACTTCCAGCCCAAGAGGAGGGCCAATGCTGCCCAGTGTCTCCTGCACCCATGGCTTAGCTCCTGA